In one window of Mercurialis annua linkage group LG4, ddMerAnnu1.2, whole genome shotgun sequence DNA:
- the LOC126676894 gene encoding DNA-3-methyladenine glycosylase isoform X2, which translates to MDLKFHIGTSNRNDQMKKSQRFTRVIKSVKPKESADTINISSKSVTICKAKSNKPRQPKTQTLPIPVSNPASFFDNSRLLPFDFFQIDALDLAPRLLGKFLRRDDVVLQITEVEAYRPNDSACHGRFGVTARTAPVFGAGGHAYVYLCYGLHTMLNVVADKEGIGAAVLIRSCAPISGLDKIQQRRGQKTEKPVLLTGPGKIGQALGISTEWSSHPLYSPGGLELLDGPEPESILVGPRVGIEYALPEHVGALWRFAIAGTPWISAPKNTLRLP; encoded by the exons ATGGACTTAAAATTTCATATAGGCACCAGTAACAGGAACGATCAGATGAAGAAGTCTCAGCGATTCACCCGAGTCATCAAATCAGTTAAACCCAAAGAATCAGCCGACACCATCAACATTAGTTCAAAATCAGTGACCATTTGTAAGGCCAAATCCAACAAGCCCCGCCAACCCAAAACTCAAACGCTTCCAATCCCTGTATCAAACCCAGCCAGTTTTTTTGATAACTCAAGATTATTACCCTTTGACTTCTTTCAAATTGACGCTCTTGATCTTGCTCCACGTTTGCTCGGCAAGTTCTTGAGGAGAGATGACGTTGTTCTTCAGATCACTGAG GTTGAAGCTTACCGACCTAATGATTCAGCTTGTCATGGCAGATTTGGTGTTACAGCAAGAACGGCTCCAGTT TTTGGAGCTGGAGGGCATGCATATGTTTATCTTTGCTATGGTTTGCATACAATGCTCAATGTTGTTGCAGACAAGGAAGGTATTGGGGCTGCAGTCCTGATACGATCTTGTGCTCCCATTAGTG GGTTGGATAAGATTCAGCAGCGACGAGGTCAGAAAACTGAGAAACCTGTTCTTCTTACTGGGCCCGGCAAG ATTGGACAAGCATTAGGGATTTCAACAGAATGGTCTAGTCATCCCCTGTATTCTCCTG GGGGATTAGAACTCTTAGATGGACCAGAGCCGGAGAGCATACTCGTTGGACCACGTGTCGGAATTGAATATGCTTTACCAGAACATGTCGGTGCATTGTGGAGATTTGCCATAGCAGGTACCCCTTGGATAAGTGCACCTAAAAACACACTGAGACTGCCTTGA
- the LOC126676892 gene encoding uncharacterized protein LOC126676892, with protein sequence MAKYGEGDSRWIVEERPDGANVHNWHWAETNCLEWSRNLLSKLLSNLVILDGEGNLYIKIKKLEKLDGEAYVNVRKGKIIPGYELSVSLSWEGEAKDSADGKSLLKVEGSVEIPYIADENADEDPEIRVLVKDEGPIGKRLKEAMVTKGKKVIEEKIRVYVESMAKGGPARDEVESKKLAPKGQSSAAGKDSVSGGGGSTVVEKKEKEVKKEGKKGFKTITMTEKFSCRAIHLFEILMDENRWKGFSQSNAKISKEVGGEFSIFDGSVTGRNVELKEGKLIVQKWRFGSWPDGVVSTVTLTLDEPEPGFTVVKLLHTDIPEEDRYGNATVAENTERGWRDLIFHKIRAVFGFGI encoded by the exons ATGGCGAAATACGGAGAAGGCGACAGCCGTTGGATCGTGGAAGAAAGACCAGACGGAGCCAACGTGCACAATTGGCACTGGGCCGAAACAAACTGTCTAGAATGGTCAAGAAATTTACTCTCAAAGCTGCTCTCAAATCTCGTAATTCTCGACGGCGAAGGCAATCTTTACATAAAAATCAAGAAACTCGAGAAACTCGACGGCGAAGCTTATGTTAACGTCCGTAAGGGGAAGATTATACCTGGGTATGAATTGAGCGTTTCACTTTCTTGGGAAGGTGAAGCTAAGGATTCTGCTGATGGGAAATCTTTACTCAAAGTTGAGGGATCTGTTGAGATTCCTTATATTGCTGACGAGAATGCTGACGAGGATCCTGAGATTAGGGTTCTTGTTAAGGACGAGGGTCCTATTGGGAAGAGATTGAAGGAGGCTATGGTGACCAAAGGGAAGAAAGTTATTGAGGAGAAGATTAGGGTTTATGTTGAGAGTATGGCTAAAGGTGGGCCTGCTCGAGATGAGGTGGAGAGTAAGAAACTTGCTCCGAAAGGGCAGTCTAGTGCGGCGGGTAAGGACTCGGTGAGTGGTGGAGGTGGTAGTACTGTGGTGGAGAAGAAGGAGAAGGAGGTTAAGAAAGAGGGGAAGAAAGGGTTTAAGACGATAACGATGACGGAGAAGTTTAGTTGCAGGGCTATTCATTTGTTTGAGATATTGATGGATGAGAATAGGTGGAAGGGTTTTAGTCAGAGCAATGCGAAGATTAGTAAGGAGGTTGGTGGGGAGTTTAGCATTTTTGATGGGTCTGTTACCGGTAGGAATGTGGAGTTGAAGGAGGGGAAGTTGATTGTTCAGAAATGGCGATTTGGGAGCTGGCCTGATGGCGTCGTTTCGACC GTGACGCTTACTCTTGATGAACCTGAACCTGGGTTTACAGTCGTTAAGCTGTTGCACACTGACATTCCCGAGGAAGACAG
- the LOC126676894 gene encoding DNA-3-methyladenine glycosylase isoform X1: MDLKFHIGTSNRNDQMKKSQRFTRVIKSVKPKESADTINISSKSVTICKAKSNKPRQPKTQTLPIPVSNPASFFDNSRLLPFDFFQIDALDLAPRLLGKFLRRDDVVLQITEVEAYRPNDSACHGRFGVTARTAPVFGAGGHAYVYLCYGLHTMLNVVADKEGIGAAVLIRSCAPISGLDKIQQRRGQKTEKPVLLTGPGKIGQALGISTEWSSHPLYSPGGLELLDGPEPESILVGPRVGIEYALPEHVGALWRFAIAVSQDTWAGPTVHNLLFRKSSKQFTIRTCLQSQSST, encoded by the exons ATGGACTTAAAATTTCATATAGGCACCAGTAACAGGAACGATCAGATGAAGAAGTCTCAGCGATTCACCCGAGTCATCAAATCAGTTAAACCCAAAGAATCAGCCGACACCATCAACATTAGTTCAAAATCAGTGACCATTTGTAAGGCCAAATCCAACAAGCCCCGCCAACCCAAAACTCAAACGCTTCCAATCCCTGTATCAAACCCAGCCAGTTTTTTTGATAACTCAAGATTATTACCCTTTGACTTCTTTCAAATTGACGCTCTTGATCTTGCTCCACGTTTGCTCGGCAAGTTCTTGAGGAGAGATGACGTTGTTCTTCAGATCACTGAG GTTGAAGCTTACCGACCTAATGATTCAGCTTGTCATGGCAGATTTGGTGTTACAGCAAGAACGGCTCCAGTT TTTGGAGCTGGAGGGCATGCATATGTTTATCTTTGCTATGGTTTGCATACAATGCTCAATGTTGTTGCAGACAAGGAAGGTATTGGGGCTGCAGTCCTGATACGATCTTGTGCTCCCATTAGTG GGTTGGATAAGATTCAGCAGCGACGAGGTCAGAAAACTGAGAAACCTGTTCTTCTTACTGGGCCCGGCAAG ATTGGACAAGCATTAGGGATTTCAACAGAATGGTCTAGTCATCCCCTGTATTCTCCTG GGGGATTAGAACTCTTAGATGGACCAGAGCCGGAGAGCATACTCGTTGGACCACGTGTCGGAATTGAATATGCTTTACCAGAACATGTCGGTGCATTGTGGAGATTTGCCATAGCAG TTTCGCAAGACACTTGGGCAGGTCCTACAGTTCATAATCTCCTCTTCAGGAAAAGCAGCAAACAGTTTACAATACGAACATGCCTACAGAGTCAGAGTTCAACTTAA